The following are encoded in a window of Vespa crabro chromosome 2, iyVesCrab1.2, whole genome shotgun sequence genomic DNA:
- the LOC124421565 gene encoding dnaJ homolog subfamily C member 13 isoform X2, translating to MMPLKDNQDLACFLVTKHSWKGKYKRIFSIGSMGITTYNPGTLEVTNKWDYSEFISIQPTNKHQLGSCEFSITMRKERKVDTMKFSSEHRAHLLTEALKYRNQFAEKSKEILKYHAVKCHWSDTTLPIVLEVTPYSLDQLDPTTNMLLSSYCYKDFEGIATMKDYSNGFVIVCGGFGRLHLFASSQIEEIKKKLLESAINNLGINIKVLKEPIKMKDFLAQRLGKFSSDEHITSGSEFTVHKISPRYKEPQKRTLCLSDTCLLERDPQTYNICTLRPLSDIFALIRDNKNPQLFTIQYLNGQIRSYTATDRDSLLASLLDGVRASGNRDAHVRMHPIARGKRLGPLNLSVDEEVEISHVKFLQQPPGGRTFAEILERFNANIPYSGLNYSITQDGLFTENKEKIILAALSTLVNKELEGNDEIEAQFHAIRRLVASKVGFTAFTSFAGFREAIGTRVVKALKREDCGVTQAAIDCICALMQPMHDDCDLRQEQLNKSSLLSSNKFLESLLEMWINHINHGTGALVVSAMLDLLTFALCVPYSETTDGKHFDNLLEMVAARGRSLFKLFQHPSLAIVKGAGLIMRAIIEEGAPEVAAKMQELALAEGALPRHLLYSLFTIGNDSRLLTHRQLCRHLVGLWVTGHPTAMGLLKRIMPVGLLNYLDSDEKVPDSFLEEEKLNNRDNLKIAIDHASKNKKSPQWIMIERQVRLVEKHVEHALQHWGARIGIERQEKIKERPIVLRKRRERIKSEANWKLFYYKFNQDHSLPNLIWNHKTREELRTALDHEIRAFTSDKELAGGTLIAWNYREFEVQYQCLSDEVKIGDYYLRLLLERDSPESPIRKSYEFFNDLYHRFLLTTKVEMKCLCLQAMTIVYGRYYEDIGPFSDTKYIVGMLDRCTDRMERDRLVMFIKKLIQHRRNVKEIMDQNGVRALVDLLTLAHLHTSRAVVPTQTNVIEAGPQQERMMEKEWYYNDGDTRKGPISLKDLKDLYTTSKITYKTKVWAQGLDGWRMISQVPQLKWTLVARGIPVINESELATLILNILIKMCEYFPSRDADDAVIRPLPRVKRLLSDLQCLPHIVQLLLTFDPVLVERVATLLCEIMRDNADVSKIYLTGVFYFILMYTGSNVLPIARFLQLTHTKQAFRSDDNISSDIMQRSILGQLLPDAMVSYLENHGAEKFAQIFLGDFDTPEAIWNAEMRRMLIEKIAAHIADFTPKLRSHTMAKYQYIAIPAVRYPQLENELFCQIFYLRHLCDTVKFPQWPIPEPVQLLKDVLNAWKKEVEKKPPLMTVDEAYKVLGLPVGEQHNEANVRKSYYKLAQMYHPDKNPQGRDKFEAVNQAYEFLCSRSCWTTDGPNPDNIVLILRTQSILFHRYTEELRPYKYAGYPQLIKTIKLESDDERLFSKSAPLLAAASELAYHTVHCSALNAEELRREDGLEVLLRAYTRCVSVLNKSSKPNDIAVQVCMHITKCFAVAGSFSGCRDKIIELPQLVKDLCRILHFRHLTKLCSVATECVSSLATDSILQMELFKSDALWHLLLFMFNYDYTLEEGGVERTQDENRQEVANNLAKLAVKACARLGGYMTGENKTPNNPVTVNALEKLLTPYLARQLSKDKPEEILKTLNSNCSNPYLIWDNGTRAELNEYLEAKRLERLNGNENFEHDFSNFKYSAHAGELIIGEIFVKVYNEQPVFPIEDPKSFTINLLEFLSKSSDYLASLGNVTLGKEYKEKLEHVVMALEALRNVIKNNPGIELQCMGHFKLLFGLVNCNNCKLVQKSALEVISNVTKNQECVSDIAANEVIVHLLLCLHSLKEYQLLALETLYALMSSTKIVKDALAKGAVVYVLDLFCNSSNTQVRETAAELLAKMSSDKLAGPRVKLDLSKFLPRLFSEAIRDSPKQCVHMFETKHENPELIWDDESKGRVSRIIAELKDEYFALQRRNPSVIMKLPETQNNIDIATNEPVVGGVYLRLFIASPAWALRKPKEFLSELMDTILTLMSKEKTDPEMLELTTQALVCLLQVQPILADQVPSLGHIPRLCRQMAMQNNQPSVYKTAILILHQLATSEICISSICQTECISPLKHAMQSRRDMIAIACETLNRLFSTNEDRLIKQALEAEMVPYLLNILEGRLDVIDNPATTKAQIVKALKAMTKSLLLGEKVNAILEKSSVWAEYKDQRHDLFISNTTNSGYLTAGTPVSAGYLTAGPSTTLTTGPPPVDKEDSLIRNDSI from the exons aaatatcatGCTGTTAAATGCCATTGGTCTGATACAACATTACCAATAGTATTGGAAGTAACTCCATATAGTCTTGATCAGCTGGATCCTACAACGAACATGCTACTTTccagttattgttataaggACTTTGAAGGCATCGCTACGATGAAAGACTATTCTAATGGATTTGTGATTGTTTGTGGTGGATTTGGACGTTTACATCTTTTTGCATCTTCTCAGatagaggaaataaaaaagaaactattggAATCAGCAATAAATAATCTAGGAATcaatataaaagttttaaaagaaccaataaaaatgaaagattttcttGCACAAAGATTAGGCAAATTCAGTAGTGATGAACATATAACAAGCGGATCAGAATTTACTGTTCATAAAATTTCACCTAGATATAAAGAACCACAAAAAAGAACACTTTGCCTTTCTGATACTTGCTTATTGGAAAGGGATCCacaaacatataatatttgtactcTTAGACCACTATCAGATATTTTTGCTCTTATtcgtgataataaaaatccaCAATTATTTACGATACAATATTTAAATGGACAAATAAGAAGTTACACTGCAACAGACAGAGATTCCCTGTTAGCTTCATTACTTGATGGTGTAAGAGCATCTGGAAATAGAGATGCTCATGTAAGAATGCACCCAATTGCAAGAGGAAAAAGATTAGGACCTCTTAATTTATCTGTTGATGAAGAAGTAGAAATATCCCATGTTAAATTCTTACAACAACCACCAGGAGGACGTACTTTTGCAGAAATTTTGGAAAGGTTTAATGCTAATATACCGTATAGTGGTCTCAATTATTCAATAACTCAAGAT GGACTTTTTActgagaataaagagaaaattatactTGCTGCCTTAAGCACCTTAGTAAATAAAGAGCTAGAAGGGAATGATGAGATCGAAGCACAGTTTCATGCTATACGAAGATTAGTAGCAAGTAAAGTTGGATTCACTGCATTCACCTCTTTTGCTGGATTTAGAGAAGCTATTGGTACTAGAGTTGTAAAAGcattaaagagagaagattgTGGTGTTACACAGGCTGCTATAGATTGTATATGTGCGCTTATGCAACCAATGCATGATGATTGTGACCTAAGGCAAGAACAATTAAACAAAAGCAGTCTTCTTAGTAGTAACAAATTTTTAGAAAGTTTACTTGAAATGTGGATTAATCATATT AATCATGGCACTGGTGCTTTAGTAGTTTCTGCCATGCTTGATCTATTAACTTTTGCATTATGTGTACCATATAGTGAAACTACAGATGGCAAACATTTTGACAACCTTTTAGAGATGGTTGCAGCAAGGGGTAGAtctcttttcaaattatttcaacATCCGTCACTGGCTATTGTTAAAGGAGCTGGTTTAATAATGAGAGCAATTATAGAAGAAGGTGCACCTGAAGTGGCTGCAAAAATGCAAGAACTAGCTCTTGCTGAAGGAGCTTTACCAAGGCATCTTTTATATAGCCTCTTTACTATCGGCAATGATAGTAGACTTCTGACACATAGACAACTATGCAGACATTTAGTAGGATTATGGGTGACAGGACATCCTACAGCTATGGGATTATTAAAACGAATTATg CCCGTTGGTTTACTAAATTATTTAGACTCCGATGAAAAAGTTCCTGATTCAtttctcgaagaagaaaaattaaataatcgtgataatttaaaaatagcaatagACCATgcatcgaaaaataaaaaaagtccACAGTGGATTATGATCGAACGCCAAGTGCGATTAGTAGAGAAGCATGTGGAACATGCTCTTCAACATTGGGGTGCACGCATTGGTAtagaaagacaagaaaaaatcaaagaacgTCCAATAGTCTTAAGAAAACGCAGAGAAAGAATTAAGTCTGAAGCAAATTggaaattgttttattataaattcaatcaAGATCATTCGTTACCTAATTTAATATGGAACCATAAAACAAGAGAGGAATTAAGAACTGCTCTCGATCATGAAATACGTGCATTTACCTCGGATAAAGAATTAGCAGGTGGAACCTTAATTGCATGGAATTACAGAGAATTTGAAGTGCAGTATCAGTGCCTATCAGATGAAGTCAAAATTGGAGATTATTACTTGAGGCTGCTACTAGAAAGAGATAGCCCAGAAAGTCCAATTCGAAAAtc gtatgaattttttaatgactTATACCATAGATTCTTGTTAACAACAAAAGTCGAAATGAAGTGCCTTTGCTTGCAAGCAATGACTATAGTGTATGGACGATATTACGAAGATATTGGACCATTCTCAGACACAAAATATATAGTAGGAATGTTGGATCGGTGCACCGATAGAATGGAGCGTGATCGATTAGTTATGTTCATAAAGAAACTCATTCAACACAGAAGAAACGTTAAAGAGATAATGGATCAGAATGGTGTACGAGCGCTTGTAGATCTTTTAACATTAGCACATTTACATACTTCTCGTGCTGTGGTACCCACGCAAACTAATGTCATAGAAGCAGGTCCACAACAAGAGAGGATGATGGAAAAAGAATGGTATTATAACGATGGCGATACGCGTAAGGGTCCCATAAGTCTAAAGGATCTGAAAGATTTATATACGACAAGTAAGATAACTTATAAAACAAAGGTTTGGGCACAAGGATTGGATGGATGGAGGATGATATCTCAAGTACCACAATTGAAATGGACTTTAGTTGCAAGAGGAATTCCAGTAATCAATGAAAGTGAATTAGCAActttgattttaaatatcttaattaaaatGTGCGAATACTTTCCAAGTAGAGATGCAGACGATGCTGTGATTAGGCCATTACCACGTGTTAAACGTCTCTTGTCGGACCTTCAATGTTTACCACATATTGTACAACTCTTATTGACCTTCGATCCCGTATTGGTCGAAAGAGTCGCTACATTATTATGTGAAATAATGCGTGATAATGCAGATGTCTCAAAAATTTATCTCACTGGTGTTTTTTACTTCATATTGATGTACACTGGTTCCAATGTTCTACCTATAGCAAGATTTTTACAATTGACACACACCAAACAGGCTTTTAGAAGCGATGAC AACATATCTTCTGACATTATGCAACGAAGCATTCTTGGTCAACTTTTACCCGATGCCATGGTGAGCTATTTAGAAAATCATGGTGCAGAGAAATTTGCACAAATATTTCTAGGTGATTTTGATACTCCGGAAGCAATTTGGAATGCTGAAATGAGAAGAATGCTTATTGAAAAAATAGCCGCACATATTGCCGATTTTACCCCGAAATTAAGAAGTCATACTATGGCCAAATATCAATACATTGCTATACCTGCTGTGAGGTATCCACAATtggaaaatgaattattttgtcaaatattttatcttcgacATTTGTGCGATACTGTAAAATTTCCGCAATGGCCTATACCTGAACCT GTGCAATTATTAAAAGACGTATTGAATGCATGGAAAAAAGAGGTAGAAAAGAAACCACCTTTAATGACAGTTGATGAGGCTTACAAAGTATTAGGTTTGCCTGTTGGAGAACAACACAATGAAGCAAATGTTAGAAAGTCATATTACAAATTAGCTCAAATGTATCATCCTGATAAAAACCCTCAAGGCAGA GATAAATTTGAGGCAGTTAATCAAgcatatgaatttttatgtaGTCGCAGCTGTTGGACTACCGATGGTCCGAATCCTGATAATATAGTACTTATTTTGAGAACACAAAGTATTCTTTTTCATAGATATACAGAAGAACTTAGACCATATAAATATGCCGGTTATCCTCAGTTAATTAAGACGATCAAATTAGAATCGGATGACGAACGTTTATTTTCAAAGTCTGCACCATTGTTGGCTGCTGCTAGTGAACTTGCATATCATACGGTTCATTGTTCTGCTTTAAACGCGGAAGAATTACGAAGAGAAGATGGTTTAGAGGTTTTACTTCGTGCCTATACTCGATGTGTTTCGGTTTTGAACAAATCAAGTAAACCTAACGATATCGCAGTACAAGTATGTATGCACATTACCAAATGTTTCGCTGTTGCTGGGTCATTTAGTGGATGCAGAGATAAAATTATAGAGTTACCACAATTGGTTAAAGATTTATGCAGAATATTACATTTCAGA CATTTGACAAAATTATGTTCGGTTGCTACCGAATGTGTTTCATCGCTTGCTACAGATAGCATTCTACAAAtggaattatttaaatctGATGCTTTGTGGCATCTGTTGCTgtttatgtttaattacgattatacaTTAGAAGAAGGTGGCGTCGAAAGAACTCAAGATGAGAATAGACAAGAAGTTGCTAATAATTTGGCAAAATTGGCTGTTAAAGCTTGTGCCAGATTGGGTGGTTATATGACaggagaaaacaaaacacCTAATAATCCTGTCACAGTGAATGCTTTAGAAAAACTTTTAACGCCTTATCTTGCTCGTCAGCTTAGCAAAGATAAACctgaagaaatattaaagacaTTAAATTCTAATTGTTCAAACCCATATTTGATTTGGGATAATGGAACTAGAGCAGAGTTAAACGAATATCTAGAAGCTAAGCGATTAGAAAGATTGAATGGTAACGAAAATTTTGAACATGATTTCAGTAATTTCAAATATAGTGCTCATGCTGGAGAATTAATTATTGGTGAAATCTTTGTTAAAGTATATAATGAACAACCAGTTTTTCCTATAGag gaTCCAAAAAGCTTCACAATAAATTTGCTTGAATTTCTGTCCAAATCATCGGATTATTTAGCTTCTCTTGGAAATGTTACTTTAGGAAaggaatataaagaaaagttgGAACACGTTGTAATGGCTTTGGAAGCATTaagaaatgtaattaaaaataatcctgGAATAGAATTACAGTGTATGGGTCATTTCAAGTTATTATTTGGATTAGTTAATTGTAACAATTGCAAATTAGTGCAAAAAAGTGCGCTTGAGGTAATCAGTAATGTAACTAAAAATCAAGAATGTGTCAGTGATATTGCAGCAAATGAAGTGATAGTACATTTACTATTATGCCTGCATAGTCTAAAAGAGTATCAACTTCTTGCATTAGAAACTTTATATGCACTGATGAGTTCAACGAAAATCGTAAAAGATGCACTGGCTAAAG gAGCTGTTGTTTATGTCCTTGATTTATTCTGCAATTCAAGTAACACTCAGGTACGAGAAACAGCGGCTGAATTGCTCGCCAAAATGTCTTCAGATAAACTGGCTGGACCAAGGGTAAAATTAGATCTATCTAAATTTTTACCCAGATTATTTAGTGAGGCAATTCGTGATTCACCTAAACAATGTGTACACATGTTTGAAACAAAACACGAAAATCCGGAATTAATTTGGGATGATGAATCTAAAGGACGAGTTTCAAGAATTATTGCTGAATTGAAAGATGA ATATTTCGCATTGCAAAGACGAAATCCTAGTGTGATAATGAAGTTACCAGAGactcaaaataatattgatatcgcTACAAATGAACCTGTAGTAGGCGGCGTATACCTCAGATTATTTATAGCTAGTCCTGCATGGGCTCTTAGAAAGCCTAAGGAATTTTTAAGTGAACTTATGGACACTATTCTAACACTTATGTCTAAGGAAAAGACTGAC cCGGAGATGTTAGAGCTTACAACACAAGCTTTGGTGTGTTTATTACAAGTGCAACCAATATTAGCAGATCAAGTACCATCGTTAGGCCATATACCACGACTATGTAGACAAATGGCAATGCAGAACAATCAACCTTCCGTATATAAAAcagcaatattaatattacaccAATTAGCTACCAGCGAG ATTTGTATATCATCTATTTGTCAAACAGAATGTATAAGTCCATTAAAACATGCTATGCAATCCAGACGAGATATGATAGCAATAGCATGCGAAActttaaatagattattttcaacgaaTGAAGATAGACTTATTAAACAG GCACTGGAAGCTGAAATGGTGCCATATCTCTTAAATATATTGGAAGGTCGACTAGATGTTATCGATAATCCTGCTACAACAAAAGCGCAAATAGTGAAAGCTTTGAAAGCAATGACGAAAAGTTTACTTTTAGGTGAAAAAGTCAATGCTATACTAGAAAAATCTAGTGTCTGGGCAGAATATAAAGATCAACGacatgatttatttatatccaaTACAACCAACTCAGGCTATTTAACAG CTGGAACACCAGTATCTGCTGGTTATCTAACAGCAGGGCCCAGTACGACACTTACCACAGGTCCACCACCAGTTGACAAAGAAGATAGTTTAATTAGAAACGATAGCATCTGA